The genomic segment GCGCTGCGCACCACGCCGTGGCGCGAGCACGCCCGTACCGCGTTCGTCGCGCTGCGCACCACGCCCTGGCGCCAGCACGCCCGTACCGTGGTCGTCGCGCTCCGCACCACCCCGTGGCGCAAGCACGCCCGTACCGTGCTGGTCAGCGTCTCGGACCCGCGCTGGTGGCGGGGCGTTGGCCAGCGAACCGTGACGGTGGCCCGGCGGCCCCGGACGCTGCGTCTCGGCGTCGCCGCGCTGCTGGGCGGCGCAGTCATCGCCGCGACCGCCACCACCGCCGCCGCGGTACACACCGGCGGCGGCGCCCCCGCAGCGCAGGCCGCCGAACAGCACGCGGGCGCCGATCGCCACACCGCCGCCAGCCGCGGCCAGGACCGGCCCGCGCCCGGCAACACCCCGAGCCACGCTCCGGCGCAGCCCACGCAGAAGCGGGGCAAGCAGCAGCCCGCACCACAGGGCCAGGGCAAGCCCGCGAAGCCGCCGGCGAAGCGCAAGCCCGCCGCCAAGCGCGCGCCGGCCGCCAACCCCTACCAGTACGTCGATCGCGGCAGCTCGTGGCGGCTTCCGGTGCAGGCCAAGCACTACTGGATCAGCTCCGGGTTCGGACGACGGTGGGGCGTGCTGCACGCCGGCGTCGACCTCGCGGTCCCGATGCGTACCCCGGTGCATGCCGCGCACGCCGGCCGGGTCAGCATCGCCGGCTGGTACGACGGGTACGGCCGTGCCGTCGGCATCGAGAACGGGCAGGGCATCGCCACCGTCTACGGTCACAACTCCAAGGTGCTTGTCCACGATGGACAGTGGGTACGGGCTGGTCAGGTGATCGCCCTGTCCGGCAACACCGGCGACTCGCACGGCCCGCACGTGCACTTCGAGATGCGCCGGCACGGTGTCCCGTTCAACCCGCTCCCCTACCTGAACGCCCACGGCCTGCACGTCGTCCGCGCCGCCGGCCACGGCTGAGCACCGGCCGGTGGTGTCGCGGCGCGAAACCCGAGGCGCGAGACCACCGGCGCCAGGGGGACTGCGCAGCCCCAACGACGAGGCCCGCCCTCCGCCGGTCGGCGACCGACGCCACGGGAGCCGGCACGCGGGATCCCGCAACCCGGCCCAGAAGACCGGGACGTGGAGGCGCAGCACTGCTCAGCGGCGTGCTGAGCCCGTTCGCCGGCGAGGTACGGGTGTCTGGCCTGCGGCCGGTGGCGGCGCCCACCCGGCGGACGCCGCGGATCGGCGTGGTGTTCGGCCACGGCGTCGCGCGGGCTCGCCGGCGCCACGTCACGATCCGGTGGCCGATGCTCAGCCCTGCCTGGTGGGACGGATCGTGATGTCACCGATCTCGACGTCGTCGGGCTGTTCGATGGCGAACGCGACGGCGCGCGCCACGGCGTCCGGTCCGATGCCGAGCGTGGCCATGGCGTGCTGAACCTGGGCGCGCTGCTCGGGATCTTCGATGTCGTCGACCAGTTCGGTGCGCACGTACCCGGGTGACACAGCGGTGGTGCGCACGACGCCGTCGGTGGACTCCTGGCGCAGCGCTTCCAGCACCGTACGCACGGCGTTCTTGGTGCCGGCGTAGACCGCCTGGGTCGGCACGATCTTCAGCCCCGACGTCGACACCGTGGTGACGAAGTGCCCCCGACCCTGCTGGCGAAAGACCGGCAGCGCGGCGGCGATGCCGTGCAGGACGCCGCGCAGGTTGACGTCGATCATGGTGTCCCAGTCGTCCGCGTCGAGGTCTGCCATCGGGGCGATGCGGGCGACGCCGGCATTGCTCACCAGGACATCGAGCCGCCCGTACTCGTCGACGGCCCGGGCGACCAGCCGCTCGAGGTCGGCCCTGCGGGTGACGTCGATCGTCAACGCCTCGGCGCGACCCCCCGCGGCGCGGATGCCCGCGACCGTCTCGGCGAGCCGGTCGGTGCGCCGGGCGCCGAGTACGACAGTGGCGCCACGAGCCGCGAGTTCACCTGCGGTGGCGGCGCCGATGCCGCTACTGGCGCCGGTGATGGCGACGACCTTGCCGTCCAGCGTGCTCATCGAAGCACCCCCAGTCTAAGCTGACAACTGTCCGGTTACGTCTTTAGCGTAGCGGACATTTGTCCGCTTGGCTCGTGGGGAGGGTGCGGCGAGCGGTGCGCCGCGGCCCACGCCGCCGCCACCGGAGACCGCACCGAGGTCGCGCCGAGATGCGCGGGAAGGGGAATGCCGTGGCGACCCGTGAGTTGCGGTCCGATGCTGCCGCGAACCGCGACCGCATCGTCGAGGCCGCACGGGCCGAACTGAGCAAGTCCAACGGCACCGCGGACGAGCTCAAGCTGCACGTGGTCGCCAAGGCCGCGGGTGTGGGCCAGGGCACCCTGTACCGGCACTTCCCGACCCGTGAACACCTGCTGGCGGCCGCGTACCGAGACGAGCTGACCGAACTCGTCGACGCCGTGGCCCCGCTGCTGGCACGACACGCACCGCTCGACGCGCTGACCCGCTGGTTACGCCGGCTCGTCGAGTACGCCCGGGTCAAGCGCGGCGTGATGGCCGCCATCGAGGCCTCCGCCTGGCGCGACCTCTACTCCGACCAGCACCACCGGCTCGACGAGGCCCTCGGCGCACTGCTCGACCAGGGCAAGGCCGCCGGCGAGGTCCGCGACGAGGTCGACGTCACTGACGTGATCCTGCTGTTGGGTGTCCTGTCCCGGATACCGGAGTCCGACTGGGAGCGGCGGGTGCCGACGATCATCGCCGTCATCATCGACGGCCTCCGCCGAAAGTGACCCCTCCGCGGTCGAGCAAGACGCCGGATCCGCGGTGGCCGCGACTACCAAGGTGCGGCGGATGGTCATACACGGCCGCCCAGGGGACGGTTCTCGGTTCCGCGCCCCTGTCACGCGACCGACGTCAGCCACTTGTGGGCATCGGCAACAAGTCGATCCTGGGTGATCTCCTTGACCCTCGGCAGGAACACGTCATGGAATCCGCGGCGGCAGTCGTCCCGGGCGCCGTTGGATGCGTCGCCGCCACCGGCGCTCGCCGTCCTGCCAGCGGTCCGTAGGTGTGAGGCCCGCCGCTGCGGCCACTGCGGCCGACGCCGCATGGTCGGGGTGGATGTGCGCGGTGATCTCGTGCACCGGCTGCGCCGCGAGCCAATCGACGAGCGCGCCGGCGGTCTCGGTCGCGATGCCCCGGCGCTGCCATGGGGCACCGACCACCCAGGCGGCCTCGGCGACCACGCCGTCGTCCTCGGGAGCGATGGTCGCCTGGACTGTACCGGTCAGGTGACCGTCGCTCCGCAGCCGAATCACCCAGTTGAGCCAGGTGACCGTCGGGTCGGGCGAGCCCGCGCACCATCGCTCGTAGCGCGAGCGCAGCTGCTCCACGGTCTCCGGCGCCCCACCGATGTAGCTGTGCAGCGCCGGATCACCCAACACCCGAGCCATCTCCTCGGCATACTCCACCCGAACCGGCAGCAACTCCAACCGCTGCGTACCGATCGTCGCTGCCTTGATGCAGGTCACCTCGTAGCCACCGCGGCACGAACCAGGTCGAAGCGGATCCGTTCCTGTTCGAGCCGGATCCGGTCGCCGTGTGCGTCGTGCCGTAGGTCGTCGTACGCTGCTGCTTCCGCTTCGGTCAACAGCGGCAGGTCGTCCCGGACCGGCTGCGGCTCGGCCACCCACTGCGACCGATGCGCAAGCAGCGTCGGACGGTCCATCAGGATCGAGTGCGTGTGCGGATACGCGCTTCGCAGCCGGTGCAGGATGGCGAAACCGTGGGTGTCGAGGTCACCCCAGTAGACGAGCCGACGCTCCGCCAGCCACGGCAGGGCGGCGAGGCGGGACACCGCGTACCCGCCACCGAGCAGCAGCAGCCCACCTGACACGGTGGGGAAGGCGAGAAAGGTCACCTCGTTCTCGACCACGAATACGGTGTCGGCAGCGATGGGATGGTGGGCGAGCTCGCCCGCCGGGACGGTGACGTCGGTGAACGGCCCGCCAAGCGAGACGTCTCCGGCCAGCGCCCGCATCCGCAGCCGGTCGGGTTTGTCGGCGAACCCGTACCGGGTGGCGAACCGTGCCGGTGGCGCGGACGCGGTGACCCGTCCGGCGGGCAGGACCTGGTCGAGCAGGGTGGCGAGGATGCCCCGATGGCTCTCGATGAACTTGGTGTCGACGGCCGGTACGTCGATCTGACGCAGGTAGCTGCCGGAGCCGCTGTGCTCGTCCAGCCAGCGCACGGTGCGCAGCAGCGCCTCCCAGTCGTCGAGCCAGCGCAGCACCGTGGCCGAATGCGCGACGGCCCAGTCCGCGAGAGCCGGCACCAGCTGGGTGGTCTGCTGGTGCGCGGTGTTGAAGCTCCGCGCGACCGGACCGACTCGCAACAGGCTGCACAGCTGCTGCGCGGAGTCGACCCATACGACAGCGGGAAGCTTGTTCGTGCCGACCAGTCTTCCGCCCACCGGCCTCCACTCCACCCGGACGCCGCGACCGTCGGCCCGCCACCGGGCGGCCCAGTCCTGCACGGCCCCGAACTGGTTCGCCAGCTCCCGAGCCGAGGGGCCGCGTAGCCGCACCGACACCGGCGACCATTCGGTGACGCCGCTGGCGCTCGCCACCAGCTCACCGCGATCCCATCGGCGTCGCAGCTGCGCCACGACGTCGTCGGCAGTCGTCCAGTCAGCCATTCTCGGTACCTGGCTCGTTGCCTGCACCCATCGCGTGCCGCTGCTGCCGTTTCCGGTACTCGGCGATGGTCAGGGTCTGCAGCCGGGAGAAGCGCCCGGTCGGGTTGTCGACGAAGCCGACGGCCGACACGTACGGCTCGATCACGTGGATCTTCTGCAGCGGTGTGACGATCATCAGCTGCAGCCCGAGCCGTTCGAACAGCCGCAGCGCGAACCGGGTCGACTCGTCGGAGCCGCGGCCGAACGCCTCGTCGATGACCACGAACCGGAACGTGCGGGCGGTGTCGTTCGGCTCGCCGAGCCGGAACTGGTAGGTCAGCGAGGCGGCCAGGATGGTGTAGGCGAGTTTCTCCTTCTGCCCGCCGGACTTGCCGCCGGAGTCGGTGTAGTTCTCGTACTCGGTGTCGTCGTCGCGGTTCCGCTCGGAGGCGGCGAAGGTGAACCAGTTGCGCACGTCGGTGACCCGGTGCGCCCAGCCCCGGTCGGCGTCGGCCTGCCCGGGCCGGCCCTGTAACCGTTCGATGATCTGCTTGACCTGCAGGAACTTCTGTTCGGAGTACTGGTCGGAGTCGTCGCCGATGGTGTCGGCGGTGCAGTCGCGCAAAGCGGTGCGGAAGTCCCGGATCTCGGTGAGCTGGGTGCGGGTGGCCTCCAGCCGGATGAACCGGCCGGGGTTGTAGTCGATGTCGACCAGCGCGTCGTTGATGGTGTCGATGCGCTCGCTGATCAGGTCGGCCTGCCGGCTCAGCTCGGACCGGAACTGGGCGATCTCCCGGATCGTGTTGGTGTTGAGGTACTGCTTGAAGTCGGCCTCGAACCGGGGCAGGTCGTCGCCGGCGAGCCGCCGGTGCAGGGCGCGGAACTCGCCGATGGCGGCGATGGCCGCGTCCATCTCGGTGGTCTGGGTCGGGTACCGGTTGCGGAACGCGGCCATCTGGTTGACGATCCGCGCGGTCAGCTGCTGCTGTCCGCGGGAGCGCTGGTCGCGCCGGGCGGTCAGGGTGCGCTGCACCTCGCCGGCGCGCCGTTCGCAGCCGACGGCGTCGGTCGGCGCCGGGTCGAAGTGCTCGGCCAGCGCCGGGAAGTGCGCGGTGGCCGACACTGCGTCCGGTTCGGCCAGCACCGCGGCCGCCTGCTGCTGCCCGCGCCGCGCCTGCTCGATGGTGTTGCGGCAGGCGCCCACCTCGCCGGAGATGGTGGCCTGCCGGGCGCGCTGTTCGGTGATCTGCCGCTCGACCGTGTCGAGTTGGGCGGCGATCCTGGCCAGCGCACCGGACCCGGACTCCAGCTCGTCCTTCTCGGCCTGCAGGGTGGCGATCTGCCGGGCCGGTCCGCGCCAGTCGACCTGCTCGTGGTCGGTGAACTCGCCCAGCGTGATCAGCGTCTGCAGCCGGTGGTCGACTGCGTCGAACTGCCTGCGGGCGGCATCGACCCGCTCGATCGCCTGCTGCTGTTTCGTGTGCATGCCGGTCGCCTCGGCCAGCAGCGCGGTGATCTTCTGTTCGTTGCTCCAGCCCAGCACGTAGGTGCCGCGGTCGTCGATGCGGTGCCGGTCGTCCTTCTCGTGCCGGCCGCCGCGGTTCTTGATCTGCCCGGCGCGGGTCACCGCCCACTCGGCCCGACGGAACTCGTCGATCGTCTCGACGCAGTCGTGCCCGGCGCGGCGGGCCACCTGTTCGGCCAGCCAGCCGGCCAGCGGGCCATCCTTGATCTGCAGTTTCGACGCCAGCGACCGGGGCCCGGTCGGCTCCGGCGGGTGCCGGCGCCCGGCCGGCACCCGGTAGTAGACCAGCCGGCCGCCGAGGTGATGCTGGTCGATCCAGGCAGCAACCTCGGCGTAGTCCTGCTCGGCGACCAGCAGCGAGATCCCGAAGCCGTGCAGCACCCGCTCGGCGGCGCCTTCCCAGTCGGCATGCTCGGGCCGGACCTGGATCAGTTCGCCGGCGAACGGCAGCCGGTCATCGGGCACGTTCAGTTCGGCGCCGATGCGGGCCCGCAGGGCGACCAGCCAGGCGGGGATGTTGTTGCGGCGTTGCCGCAGGCTGCGCAGCTCGGCGTTGATCTCGTCGACGGTGCTGGTCAGTTCGCGAACGGCCAGCTGCGCGTCGGTCTGGTCCTGCTGGATCTGTTCGCGGCGCTTCGCGGTCGACTGCCGCTCGTCGGCCACCGACCGCCGGAAGACCGCGAACTGCTCGGCCGAGTCGGGCTCGGGCAGCTCGACCTGCCCGGCCAGGGCGGCCATCCGTTCCGCGTGTTTGCGCCGTTCGTCGCGCTGCTGCCCGCACGACTGCATCAGGTGTTCGATCTGGGCAAGCCGGGTGCCGCCGTGCCCGGCGCGTTCGGCCAGCAGCGCGTCGCGTTCCCGGTCGAGTTCGCCCAGCTGAGCCGCGCAGGCCGCACCGGCGGACTCCAGCTGCGCCATCGTGGCGTTCTGCCGGTCGATCTCCGCACCGTGCAGGCGTTCCTGCAGGTCGGCGGTGTAGTAGCGGATCGCCTCGCGCTGCGCGTCGAACTCGGCGATCTGCCCGGCGGCCTTCTCGTGTTTGTCGCAGTCGCCCAGCAGCGGGTCGAGCAGCGCGAGCTGGTCGCGGGCCTGCACCACCGACTCGTGCGCGCTGGTCAGGTCCTCGAAGTGCCGGACCAACCGGTCGATCCAGCCGGCCGAGTCGAACGGTTCGAGCATGTGGTCGCGGACGAAGTCGTTCAGGTCACCGACCGACTTCATCGACACCGTCTGGTGGAACAGCTCCATCGCCTGCTCCGAGCGGATGCCCAGCCGGCGCCGGAACTCCTTGCCGTACTGCGGGAAGGAGTCGGACAGTTTCGCCCCACCGCGCCGCAGCCGCCGCTTGAGCGCCCCGATGTCGGAGCCGAAGTCGGCGAAGTCGGCCGCGATCGTCAACTCGGCGTCGGACACCGCGAAGAACCGGTCGGGTTGGCCCGGCTGGCCGTCCCGCAGCCAGAACACCTGCGCCAGCGAGACCGTCTCGTCGCTGGCCGCGTCACCGAACACGCCCAGGAGCACGCTCAGGCAGCTGCCGGATCGCAACCCGACCGGCCGCGCCACCCCGGTCGACTCGTTGCGCTCGGACTTGAAGTACCCCTGCACGTAGGAGCGGAGGCTGCGTTCCCGGTTCAGCGCGCCGGCCGCCTTGTTGTAGGAGATCTTGTTGGCCGGCAGCAGCAGCGTGGTCACCGCGTCCACCAGCGTCGACTTGCCGGAGCCGATGTCGCCGGTCAGCAGCGAGTCGGCCCCGTCGGGCGCGAAACTCCAGACCCGGCCGTCGAACGTGCCCCAGTTGAACAGTTCCAGCCGGCGCAGCCGGAACCCGTGTACGCTCACGCCTCCCCCTCGCCGTCCGGTGCGAGTTGCCTGGCGTACTCGCGGAGCCGTTCGTCCAGTTCGAAAAGCCACTGCGCGTCGACGAACGCCTTGATGATGCGCCGCACCTCGTAGCTGTGCTCGGTGCCGGTGACCTTGCGCAGGAACCCCAGCTCGACCACCTTGCCGATGTGGGTGTCGATCTGGTCGATCAGCCGGGCCTCGCTGCTGCCGGGCGGCAGGAAGATGGAGACCGACTCGACGATCTGCTGCCGGGTCAGGATCAGCCGGGTGTCACTGTTCGCCGCGTCGAACTCGGCGAGCTTCTTGCGCAGCAGCGCCACCAGCAGGCTGACGTGGAACGACAACGAGCGCCGGGCGACCAGCCTGGGCAGCGCCGCCTCGTCGTCACCCTGCGGCCGGGACCGCAGGAACGCGTACCCTTCCGCCTCGTCGATGTCGATCCGCAGCCCCAGCACCCCGACGTGGTCGTGGGCCTGGGTGCGCAGCCGCAGCAGGGCACGCCACACCTCCGGCTGGCCGTCCCGGTAGACCACACCCTTCATCATGTGGGTGACGACCAGCCCCAGGTCCGGATCGTGGTTCACCGGCCGGCCTCCGCCCGCACGAAACTGACCGCCGGCACCGTCGCCACCCGCCGCGCGCCGGACTCGTCCCGCCAGCCGATCCGCTCGGACCGCTGCGGGTCGAACACCGTCTCGAAGCCGGGCTCGGACAGCGCGAAGTACCCGACCAGCTCGGCCAGCCCCTGCTCGATCGGATGGGTGTGCACCAGGTCGACCAGCCGCACCTGCGGCTGCCGCGACAGCGCGTCGCCGACCCGCTCGGCCAGCCGCGCCGGATCCACGTACACCTGCTCGAACAGCAACGACAGGTCCGAGTCCGACTCGCCGGCCCGGATCTCGCCGCTGTCCACGGCAAGCTCGGACCTCGGCTGGTACAGCGGGCGTTCCATCGGCAGCGACACCGTCGGGGCCAGCGCGTCCAGCGTGCTGCCCGGCCCGGGAAGCCGCGCCTCCCGCAGCCGCAGCGCGGTCGCCTCGATGCCGCGCACCAGCTCCAGCACCCGCTTGTTCTCCACGATCGTCTGGTCGTCCAAAAACCGGCGCAGCTGGTCGGATAGCAGCCGCACGGTGGCCTGGGTGCGTTCGGCGGCGACCAGCCACTGGTAGTGCACCCGGCGCAGCTTCGGGTCGGCCGAGGCGCGCAGCGCGTCGAGCCGGTGCACGTGGGTCAGCAGGTCCTCCAGCTCGTCCTGGCGGCGCTGGGAGAGCAGGAAGTCGTAGAAGGCGTGGAAGCTGCGCCCCTGGTCGGACTCGCCGATCGCGTCCCGGCTGTGCAGCATCTCGTCCAGCAGCTCACCCTTGCCGCCGGACCAGCCGGCGATGCGTTCTCGCAGCTCCCTGTCCAGCTGCCGGAAGTTCGCCTCCACCTCCCGGAAGTCGGCCAGCAGCCCCCGCGCCATGCCGACGAACTGCTGGTACCGGTCGCGCTGCGCGACGGAGTCCATCACGTCCAGCCGGCCGGACCGCACCCGCTCGATCTCGGCGTCCAGCTCGGTGCGGCGCCGCTGCAGCTCGGCCAGCCGCACGTCCGGATCCTCCTCCGCACCGAACGCGATCTGCCGCAACAGGTCGACCATCAGGTTCAGCCGGGACTCGGTCCCCACGAACTCGCGCGGCGCCAGCGACCGCACCCACGACAACGCCTGCTCCACCGCCGGCGTCGCATCGAAATGCGCCTCGTCGGAGTCGGCCGGATAGTACTTGCGCAGCCACCCCACCTCGGGCCGAGCCCACTCGTCCAGGTACGCCTTCGCCGGCCGCGGAAACGTGCCCGCACCGAGCCGCTCGTTCAGCGCGTAGAGATGGTCGTCGAGCACCTCCACCAGCCGCGCCGCCGGCACCGACCGCTCGTTGTCGTCGACGAACACCTGCCCCAGCACGCTGAGCACCAACGGCGCATGATCGGCCCGCAACAACCGCCACCCGGCACTCCCGTCCCGCAACCGCACCAACTCGTCGTACTCCATCCCACCTCCCCATCCGAGCGCCCCGACCGTATCGCGCGGCTACGACAGTCACGACGCCGCCAACGGCCGGACGGACTCGCCAGCTCCCCACCCCTGGATTCGGGTCCGGCCGAAGCTGCAGGCGTGGAGCTCGGAAAAAAGGTTCGTGTCACAGCCGGCTGGTACTTCTGGACCATGGGACGGACGGCGATGATCACCGAAGCGCACGGCAATCTGCTGGACGCCGACGTCGATGCGTTGGTCAACACAGTCAACACGGTCGGCGTGATGGGCAGGGGCATCGCGCTGCAGTTCCGCCGCGCATACCCCAAGATGTACGAAACGTACCAGCGTGACGCCAAGGCTGGTGCCATCACATTGGGGCGGATGCACGTCTGGCAGACCGGGGCGCCCACCGGGCCTCGGTACGTGATCAATTTCCCGACCAAGGGGCACTGGCGCGCTCGATCGCGGCTTGCCGCCATCGAGCGAGGTCTGGACGATCTCGTGCGCACCGCACGCGAACTTCGCATCCGCTCGATCGCTGTCCCGCCGCTGGGTTGCGGCAACGGGGGTTTGCCGTGGGCTGAGGTCGAACCACGCATTCGCTCGGTGCTGGGCAGGCTCGATCCCGACGTGCACGTCGTGCTCTACCCACCGGGAGGGCCGCCTGCCGCTGCCGACATGCGTACAGCCACCGGCCGCCGATGAATCCGGCACGGGCAGTTCTTGTCCAGATCCTGGCTCGATACTCGGAACGCGCATTGGAAGCCTCGCTCGTCGAGGTTCGAAAATTGCTGTCCTTCCTGCAATCGGCCGGCGAACCGCTTCAGCTCGACACGAGCACTGGCTTCGGGTCGGTGATTCAACCGCCGCCGGCCGTGCGGATTCGCACGGCCGTTGCAGCCGATCGGGCTCCCGGCCACGGGTGTCGTCGTTGCCGTCGAGCACACCGCCGGTGCGCCGTGCCCGGCCCCGGGCCGCGGCGACATCCAACAGCGCCGACCCCGACGCCTGCGCAGTCCAGCCGCGTCGGGATCGCGCTAATGGCGTTTGTTTCGCCGGCGTTTGCGGCGGGAGGCCAGCCAACAGGTCTCGACGGTCGTCAGCACCGTGCGCAGCAGCGTGTCGAGACGGTGGGTGAGGGCGTCGTCGTGGATGGCGTCCCACACGATCAGCAGGGCCAGCGAAGCCACCACCGCCGTCGGCACGGCGAGCTGCGAGATCAGGCTCACGGGTACTCCTTCTGTCATCGGTCCAGATGAGTCCGCCCGGCAGGACGGTTCGACGCTGTTGCGGGCCGTATCCCGCAAGGCTTGGGCTCGCTGGCGGCGCGCGATGCGTCAGCGCTCGTGGTGGGGATGGTCCACGGCCACCGAGAGCAGCTGGCGAGTCAGCGCCTCCCGGACGGCGGCGGACGCCGAGGCGGCGGCGCGGTATGCGGTCAGCTCGTGCTCCACCGCGTCCAGCTGGTCGGCGATACTGCGCTGCGCCTCCATCGAGGGCACCTCGACGGTGAGTTCGCCGAGCCGCCGGGACTGGATCGACCGGACGACGCTGCCCCCGCTGTTGCGTCGCAGCCATTGGGTGACGTCCGGGCGGAGCAGGCACCGCAGCAGGTAGCGAGGATCGACCACGTCTCGGCGCGCCCGGAGGCGGATCAGCCCGGTGTCGAACATCGCGCCGGCGGCGGCCGCGTCGACCAAGGCGATTCCTCCGACGCTGCCCTTGCGCACGCAGACCAGGTCACCGGGTTCCAGTTCGTACCGGGACCGGTCCGGCGTGCTCACCACGGAGATGTCGTCCAGCTCGGCCGCCAGTGCTCCGTCGTCCAGGTGCCGTGGGCGGACCAACCGGATCCGCACCCCGCCGTCCGGTACCTCCTTCAGTCGTCGGCTGGATGGCCCGGGCTGGACCTCGCACAGCTCGTCGAGCCGGACCGACCGACGTCGCCGTACCGGCGTCCTCGCATCGGTCAGCGCGGATACCGGTGCCGGGGAGAGTTCCGCCACCGCATCTCGGGCCCGTTGCAGGTCGGTCACGGCCGCGCCGAGGAATCGTTCCTGATCTGCACCGACGGTGCGCGGATCGGGGTCGAGGGCGACATGGCGACGCGGGTCGACGGAGCAGTCCGCGCGCACGACGTCGTCGGTGTGCACCTCCTGACAGGGCACCTGGGCGGACCGGTAGTCGGCGCCGACACGCCAGCGGCGGTAGCAGCGCGCGATCGCGTCCGGGTCGGCCAACACGGTTCGGCCGTGCACGCGCAGCCCCGCCGAGGTCGCATCGATGAACAGCACCCGCTCGGCGCCGCGCCGGCACAGCACCCACAGCATGGTCAGTGCGCCGGTGTCGGCGAACAGACCTTCCGGCAGCGCGATGACCGCTTCGATCGCGCCCGAATCGAGCATCGCCTGCCGGACGGCCCGGTCGTTCGGATGGCCGGACACCGCGGCGATGTTCGGCATCAACACGAACGCCCGGCCGTCGGGCTCGGCGAGCGACTCCCAGGCGTGCTGCGGCCAGGCGAGGTTGGCGTTGTTGTCCGGCGGCCGGTCGAACGGCCAGGACCGCCCCGGCGCGAACATGCCGAGGGATGCGTTGAACGGCGGGTTGCACACCACCACGTCGAAGCGTTCCCGGGCGCGGTCCAGCGGAGCGCTCGGCGGGACGTCGAGGAGAACGCCGTGCAGGCCGAGCCGCTGCTGCGCCAGCCGTGGGCTGCGGTGTGGAGGTACGCAGCCACGGACCAGGAGGTCACGGCAGGGCAGGCCGGCCACGACCGCGGCCAGCAGTTCGCCCGTCCGGCAGTACGGATCGTAGGCGGCCCTGATGCCGACCGGGGCGAGCTTGGCCACCAGCTCGGCCACGGTCGGCGGCGTGACGGGCTCGCTGCTGCGGCGCTTGTCCCGCAGCTGGAACCGGTCGACGAGCCGGTCGAACACCGGCGCCGCG from the Actinocatenispora thailandica genome contains:
- a CDS encoding DUF3375 domain-containing protein produces the protein MEYDELVRLRDGSAGWRLLRADHAPLVLSVLGQVFVDDNERSVPAARLVEVLDDHLYALNERLGAGTFPRPAKAYLDEWARPEVGWLRKYYPADSDEAHFDATPAVEQALSWVRSLAPREFVGTESRLNLMVDLLRQIAFGAEEDPDVRLAELQRRRTELDAEIERVRSGRLDVMDSVAQRDRYQQFVGMARGLLADFREVEANFRQLDRELRERIAGWSGGKGELLDEMLHSRDAIGESDQGRSFHAFYDFLLSQRRQDELEDLLTHVHRLDALRASADPKLRRVHYQWLVAAERTQATVRLLSDQLRRFLDDQTIVENKRVLELVRGIEATALRLREARLPGPGSTLDALAPTVSLPMERPLYQPRSELAVDSGEIRAGESDSDLSLLFEQVYVDPARLAERVGDALSRQPQVRLVDLVHTHPIEQGLAELVGYFALSEPGFETVFDPQRSERIGWRDESGARRVATVPAVSFVRAEAGR
- a CDS encoding macro domain-containing protein encodes the protein MELGKKVRVTAGWYFWTMGRTAMITEAHGNLLDADVDALVNTVNTVGVMGRGIALQFRRAYPKMYETYQRDAKAGAITLGRMHVWQTGAPTGPRYVINFPTKGHWRARSRLAAIERGLDDLVRTARELRIRSIAVPPLGCGNGGLPWAEVEPRIRSVLGRLDPDVHVVLYPPGGPPAAADMRTATGRR
- a CDS encoding type I restriction-modification system subunit M/S encodes the protein MALVSQTAIAGRAGVSLGAVSNWSRRHADFPASVETVAGRELFAADQVAAWLDGRRIPSNALRPTERSGRTYGQRFRSAGPDTDATENDGATEHDGATGTPEAVVDDLLQAHVYRRIGEPRYRQLLLDQIAAMGVGGVPAAGQPAADESKVRDAVKTILASRKITDAATAAPVFDRLVDRFQLRDKRRSSEPVTPPTVAELVAKLAPVGIRAAYDPYCRTGELLAAVVAGLPCRDLLVRGCVPPHRSPRLAQQRLGLHGVLLDVPPSAPLDRARERFDVVVCNPPFNASLGMFAPGRSWPFDRPPDNNANLAWPQHAWESLAEPDGRAFVLMPNIAAVSGHPNDRAVRQAMLDSGAIEAVIALPEGLFADTGALTMLWVLCRRGAERVLFIDATSAGLRVHGRTVLADPDAIARCYRRWRVGADYRSAQVPCQEVHTDDVVRADCSVDPRRHVALDPDPRTVGADQERFLGAAVTDLQRARDAVAELSPAPVSALTDARTPVRRRRSVRLDELCEVQPGPSSRRLKEVPDGGVRIRLVRPRHLDDGALAAELDDISVVSTPDRSRYELEPGDLVCVRKGSVGGIALVDAAAAGAMFDTGLIRLRARRDVVDPRYLLRCLLRPDVTQWLRRNSGGSVVRSIQSRRLGELTVEVPSMEAQRSIADQLDAVEHELTAYRAAASASAAVREALTRQLLSVAVDHPHHER